A window from Deltaproteobacteria bacterium encodes these proteins:
- a CDS encoding penicillin-binding protein 1C: protein VAWKTGTSFGHRDAWAVGISQDLAIGVWVGNPDGSLCANISGVRHAGPLLFDIFRALRPGAAGPPRIEAPRLTRMTVCAISGDRPGPNCPTIQTQAIAGVTKLPVCALHKQIFVDRDTGLRLVGDCLLAHPTREETALVWPAELLAWQRAQGSPMAGLPAMHPDCADVPDEAGPTIQSPSAATPYVTRSDVPPEFQRLALLAAPGPGATRHFWYVDGGFVASSAPETPCFTPLTPGRHAVVVTDDLGRGATGTFTVQDPGLGSATRP from the coding sequence GTGGCCTGGAAAACCGGCACGTCCTTCGGACACCGTGACGCCTGGGCCGTTGGCATCAGCCAGGACCTGGCCATCGGGGTCTGGGTCGGCAACCCGGACGGCTCGTTGTGCGCGAACATCTCCGGCGTCCGCCATGCCGGACCGCTGCTTTTCGACATCTTCCGGGCCCTGCGGCCCGGTGCGGCCGGACCGCCCCGCATCGAGGCTCCGCGCCTGACACGCATGACCGTTTGCGCCATCAGCGGCGACCGTCCCGGACCAAACTGCCCCACGATCCAGACCCAGGCCATCGCCGGCGTGACCAAGCTGCCGGTCTGCGCCCTGCACAAACAAATTTTCGTGGACCGGGACACGGGCCTGCGCCTGGTGGGAGACTGTCTTCTGGCCCACCCGACGCGGGAGGAAACCGCCCTTGTCTGGCCAGCCGAACTTCTGGCCTGGCAACGTGCCCAAGGTTCCCCCATGGCCGGTCTGCCGGCCATGCATCCGGACTGCGCCGACGTGCCGGACGAAGCCGGGCCGACCATCCAGTCTCCCTCGGCGGCCACGCCCTACGTCACGCGCTCCGACGTCCCCCCCGAGTTCCAGCGTCTGGCCCTCCTGGCCGCGCCGGGGCCGGGCGCGACACGCCATTTCTGGTATGTGGACGGCGGTTTTGTCGCCAGTTCCGCACCGGAAACCCCGTGCTTCACGCCCCTTACGCCAGGGCGGCATGCGGTCGTCGTCACCGACGATCTGGGACGCGGCGCGACCGGGACGTTCACGGTCCAGGACCCCGGCCTTGGCAGCGCCACCCGCCCCTGA